In Rhinolophus sinicus isolate RSC01 linkage group LG01, ASM3656204v1, whole genome shotgun sequence, the genomic stretch TCTAAGATTTGGCTAAGGTAAGATTACagagattttctcctatgtttttttttcaaaagtcttttaaatttagctcttatatttagataTACGATCCACTTCAAGTTATTTTTTGGGTGTCTAGGTTcatacttttttgtgtgtctatCTGACTGTCTTAAAACCATCTACTGCAAAGACTATCCTTTCTGCCTGGAATTACCTtggcacatttgtcaaaatcagttgaccatgtaagtttatttatttatttatttatttattttttagtattttatttatttatttatttatttatttaaggaggaagcagctcacagtggcccatgtgggggtcaaaccagcaaccttggtgttattagcaccacgctctaaccaactgagccatccggttaccccaatgagtttatttttttgactctccattttgttcagttgaTTGATTATCAGCTGCTTTTGATGATTCTGGGGTATAAACTGTGTTGTTTCTTGGGTTTTCCAACTGACAGATAAGATTTGGCTGTCACGCCTTGCTATTTATCACTCATCCATCTATCTACTTTTCAGATTCCAAACTGTTGTCTCCTTTGTTACTCTTGTACTTGATTACTATAACTGTATAGAAAATCTTGAAATTAGGTAGTTTAAgtcctccatctttgttcttatttttcagaattgttttggcAATTGTAGGTCTTTTACATTTCCACATAACTTTTAGaattagctttttaattttcatggaaCAGCCTGCCAGGATTTTGATCCATAAATAAATCTAGGGAAAACTGGTATTTCAATATctagtcttctgatccatgaacatggaatataaCTCCATTTATTCAGGTCACTTTAATTTCTGTTAAGCAGTAATGTTTTGCAGCTTTAGTATACAactcttatgtttgtttttaaaaatgtattcccaAGCTTTTAGTAATATTTGATGATACTGtaaatggtatttaaattttttgcagGATCTAAttttttgttgtcagtatatagacatacaattcattttgattttgtgtATTAACCTCGTATGCTGTTACTTTGCTGCACTTAattagttctaatagcttttaatAGATTTCTTAGGCTTTTCTATAAACATGATcatattatttccaaaaaaagagAGTTTTGCGTCTTCCTTTTCAatatgtatgccttttatttctttttctagacttattgcactggctaggaccTCTAGtacaatatttaagaaaaatagtgaGAGTGACATCCTTgctttattcctgatcttagggggaaagcaaTAAGTCTTTTATCACTAATATGATGCTAACTGAAAAAGCACAGTAGATGTCTTTtgtcaggttgaggaagttcctttgTATTCCTACTATTATAagagtttttccttcttttttaaaattatgaatgggCATTAATTTtgccaaatgccttttctgtatcCTTTGacatgatcacatgatttttctttttagtctgtCAATATGGTGAATTCTAATGCTTGGTTTTTATATGTTGAACCTACTTcatattcctggaataaaccccactttaTCATGACATCatacttttaatatattgctAGAAATTGGTTGCTAATTTTGTTAAGAATTGTGGCTTCTATGTTCATAAAGGatgtgtgtagttttcttttcttgtaattttttttctagttttggtatcagggctCCCCCTACCTTCAGAGCAGCCTGGATACTGCTTTAGGCAGTAAATTGGGGGCAATCACAGGGCTCActtcatcatttttcttctctcagggACTACGGTTTTCTGCAGCCTattgtccaatgtctgaaaacaattgttttatgTAGTTTGTCTGATTTCTATTGTTTATGGCAGAAGTGCAATTCCTGTAGCAGTTAATCCTTCATGTGAGGAAGGAGAAGTCTCTGTCTACTAAAAAGAGCTTTAATTATTAGAAAAGTCTCTTATTTCCTTACACTTTCTTATAAACTTCATCCATTGAGACATCCTTTGGGGCCACAGTTAAATATGATCTTTGTACCCTATGGCAGCTCTTCAAATATATGAAGGCAGTACTTGTGTCCTCTCCAAGGTATTTTTCTGGCTAAGTTTCCTTGGTTACTTGACCTATTTCTTATTTGACTGTGCTTCCAGAAATAATAAATCTGGTCAGGTTCTATTTTTGCCAATCTTCCTCTTAAAAATAATGGTACTTATAGTTAAATAGAGTATTTCAGATGTCTGCAGACCAACACAGAATAATTAAATCATCCTTTTATAGCCATGACAAAATCAtcaccaataaaaaacaaaaacaaaacaaacaaacaaaaaaacttttatgtTAAAGTAAAAGCAGACAATAAAAACACAGGttctaaacttttttgtttgtttgtttgtttatttttttgggtCTAAACTTTTGGATTCAATTACAAACTTATCATTTTGAAGGGCAGGTGTGATGATATCACCAACTTTCAGTTTTTAAGCCCTGTGAAGGTTTCTATTTAAATGGTGGTGGAAATGATTTATTTGAGAAAAGACACTTGCCCTTTAAGAAGTCATTCCTGAAAGAGCTGAGACTCTTTCAGGTTTGGTGGAGGGAGGCAAGTTGTAAAAACTGTTGGTTGCTAAGGCAGTATTACATACAGATTTCAGTCACACAAGACCcaaaagaggaagtaaaactTCAGGAGGAGCTATTTTAGTCTATCTCCCCAATGGGTAAGCTGACAGGGTAGCTTCTGATTAGGAAAATACAGTAATTCAAGGTTACAGTTTCTCATGCCCTATCTGCcttatttgagaaaacaaaaagagagaagagagattagAAACCAGCTAGAGTAACCATGGCATTTcccttttattaatttaacagcCTAAACAGGGTAAATATGTATGGTTGAGGCAAAAAAACCCCACTATAATTACTGAACAAATGCTGGAAAGGATTATTGACACCAAGTTAGTTTGAGAACCATCTCCTCTGAGAAAAAGATTAATATTGGATTAGGAGGAAGCTCCATTTTTGGAGAAATTCCTACTTGTTATCAGTAAGCTTGTGTTTCTGTAGATAGATCCTGACTGCTTCCATGTCTGTCTATTGGCAGAATTTAGTTCCTTGCGGTTGTAGGACTGAGatccccatttccttgctggctctTAGTCTTTTATCATTAATATGATGCTAACTGAAAAAGTTTAGTAGATGtcttttatcaggttgaggaagttcctttgTATTCCTACTATTATGagagtttttccttcttttttaaaattatgaatgggCATTAATTTTGCCAAGTGCTTTTTCAGTATCCTTTGACATGAtcacatggtttttctttttagtctgtCAATATGGTGAATTCTAATGCTTGGTTTTTATATGTTGAACCTACTTcatattcctggaataaaccccactttaTCATGACATATCatacttttaatatattgctAGAATTTAGTTGctaattttgttaagaattttggCATCTATGTTCATAAAGGATGTGTGTAGTTTTCTCAGCTTCAAGAGGCTGCTTACATTTCTTGACTGATGgccccctcctccatcttcaaagcccaCAATGGTGGATTGAGCCTGTCACAAGCTTTGGATCTCTCCTTCTTCCATCTCACCTTTCTAACCAAGGTGGGGAAAGTTCTCTGACTCATGTGATTCGATTGGGTCTACCTGGACAATCCAGGGTAATGTCATCATCTTAAGGTCAGTACCTTAATCACATAtgtaaagtcccttttgctatGTAAGATACATATTATAGATTCTGGGGTGTAAGAGATGGACACCTTGTGGGGGGCATTATTCTGTTTATCATATAGCCAATGCCAGAGGTAGTCACTGGCAAAGCAAATTCAGACATTGCTGAAGTTATAGAACCCAAACTTACAAATATATCATATCCACATGTCATAGttatttggtatattttctttgctCCAGTGATATCAAGGCTCTTCTCTTTGACCAAACTCATTGGCACAGGTGACTGTCTGACCAAACAACTTTTTCCTACCAGTATTCTTTATCACATTCTTGGGGGTCATACGTGTGCTGTGCTGTTCTGCCTTTTACCACTCATAGCTCAATCTGACCatctcatatatacacacatagctTCTTACACCCCCTTCCAACTTCTctcatgtgtacacatacatcCTCCTCTTTAACTCCCTTATCTAGTCTCCTGAATTTCTCTGATTGCCTATTGAGGAAAGAAACATTCTTACTCTCTTTCTCTTCATCCcttcttctttgtttcatttgtaaGCTAACCATTCCAGTGTAAAAGCAAATTTAGGGGACAGCTTATTCTCAAGCTGAAGGTTGCTTCTACACATTTAGCCAATTTTAAGGGCCataagatagaaagaaagagaagctcAAAACTCTCACCTTGAAAAGTCAAAGCCTGGACAAGTCTAGTACATCAGTGCATCTGATCCTGTGCTCTGAAGTTTACACTTTCTTCCTAGAAATTTCTCAGCACACCCCTTACTTTGGCAGTGTGAACTGCTCTGTCATATGCTTGGTGTTAATTTATTGAAATTGGGTAATCACTCcccaattttctgtttttaaaatacagcaggATGAAATGAATGAGTGCTAATACCATTCATCTGTTTTCTCAATGGATCTTAAAATTAGTACACTGAATTCTTAAATAAGGTGCTGACCAGAAGCATTACTCATCTAATACTTTTTACCATAAGTGAGTAAGAAGATTACCTTAATTATCAACACCAACCAAACTTCTACTGGAGGCAATTACTGAGATAAAGTCCAACCTTGTCTTACAACTTCACTCAAACCAGCCCAAACCACATACAGGCATGGGATTATTACAAAGGAATCActgtgcccccccacccctaccccgtGAAACACAGGCCGCTTTTACAACAGATGTAGGGAGGCTGATGAATACAATGCTGTTTATAATGGGAAAACTATGGAAACAACACATGTGTCCAACAATATGGagttagttaaataaattaagggATATCCACGTAATAGATTATCTCACAGCCAATTAAAATGATGCTGTAGAATGATATGTAATgacattgaatattttcttcctgtgttttgtACAAGAAAGCTATAAAAAAGTGATACTATCCAAATTGTAAAAAATCGTCCTTATAATACTATTCCACCTATgaaaaataacatacatttatacatagaaaaatctGGACAAGGCACACTAAAATGTTGTaagcataataatttttttcttactagtGGGACTATTGGTGATTTTACTTTCCATGTATTTGGTAATGGATGTGTAATACTTGGTAATCACCAAaagttaatgttatttttaaaaatcaggggaGAACAATTCACCTAACTTATTTCTCAGGAAACCTAGACTTTTAGAGATGAGAAGGTGAATCTCATGGTTATCTAACGCTCTGCTCCTCACTTCCCCTACTTGAACACCACCAGATCCCTAATCACTAACATTTAGAAGTATCTTCACTAGTTTCCTTCATTGAATTCTCACAGTAACCTCAAGAAGTAAGTAGGTAAAGCAAGGAATAATCCGCTTTGTCTGGAAACCAGAAGTATATTTGTAAACCTTAGAGGTTAGAAATGTTGCCATTCCTAGAAATCCAGAGGAACATTATCAGTTGCTGAGTCCCATCTACATGGCTTCCAAACCTTGAGGGGAAACCTCTTCCTCTAACCACTTGCTGACTTTTTTGCCAGTCTGGGCTCAGCCAATGAGCTCCAGAAGGCAGCTGATAGGGAAGTATCTGCACTCTGCAGAGAGAACAAGCACTGACTCACCACATTCATGAGAGGGGCCAGGctgcttcttcttccttttctttactaTTAGAGAAAACACCATCACGCACACAATGGACAACAGTACAGGTAGAGTTGTAATCAGGATGCCATGGTCTGTGAAAAGCTGGCGTGTGTTACGTGACTTTGCATCTAGAAATGACCACAAGTTTTCAATCAGCCAGGAAGGTTGATTATAAAAGGTTTATAGTTACTGCTGTTCTATTATTTACATGCCAGCATCTCCCCACGGCTCTAATGACAGAAGAGCCTGAAATCCCAGTCACGGGGTCTTCAGCAGCTAACTAAGAACCAAGCCAGTGCCTCTGGCCAAATGCCTGGACTGAGCTCCCTTCCCTTCCCGGAGCTGGGTTGACGATGACTGTGATCCAGAAGAGGATCCACCTGGCCCTAGATTCTGGAATCTGTGCTGAGGCTCTGAATGTACAGTCATCTGCGTGATGCCCTGCTCCCTCAGCCCCCGGTCCAAACGTTTCCCTTGTAATAATTCCTCCAGCCACTATCATCTCTAGATCAGGTTCCAGACACCTCTCACCCGGACAAATATAACAGCCTCCGCATAGGCCTCCTatgtccagttttgttttttcgtttgtttagttttttccaCAGCAGATTTCCTCAAGCATGGCTTTCAGCATGTCTCACCTACTAGAAAAACTTTGCTATCTCCTCATGCTCTGAGTTATCAGGATCAGAATCAGCTCCTGGGAGGTCAAGACTGACTTACTTCCTTGCACAGAGACTCATAAGTCTCTAGGAAGTTGAAAAACAGGATTTGGGGCAAAAACTTAGAGAGAGTGGTCTGctctataaacatttatggaaacaGTCCTAGTAGTTATTTAGGAAGACAGGACCAGTTGACCTTCCATTAACTTAGCTGCAATTTGTGGACCCAATCCCTGTTCATGAGACATTAAGGAGTTGTTGGCACTGCAGATCTTATTCAACACTTTCTGAGTCCCAGTTTATCCTACTTGAGCCTGTTTGGCATTCCTAATAAATGGGGGTTATGCTTGTTAACATGGAGACCTCTACCTTTTGATATCCAAAAAGGTTCTTTGACTCAGGGTCTAACCTCTTCTGATCAAGCCCTAGAATAGGGACACAGAGAGGCAAGCCTTGTCTTCCTGAGGTAGCTAGAGCTGAAACGTTTCTGAAGATGGTATAGCTGGGAAGGTTTGGGCAATATCTGAGAAGCAGCAGAAAGGTGAGTCATGATGAGGCTATAGTGGTGGCCAGGCTCTATTCATTTATAGACTGTGGGAGCCATGGCATATCATGTGTGGTGATACTGGTGGCTTCAAGAAGGTGCTGAACTTCAGGGATAGCTTGGGAGAGGCCTCTTACTAGGCCAAGAGAGGCTACAGTAGAAGCAACCAGGACAGACTGGGGGGGTCTCACCATTTACTGGACTCTCAGAGGCAGAGGTGTTTGAGCAGAGGAAATCAGGACCAGGAGAGAGGATTGGCCCACTAGTAAAGTTGGCTGGTAGGATTGGCCCCTGAGGCTATACATAAGAATGTGTCCACGGGCCAAGTTATGTTTGAACCATGAGACCTCAGGAGTGAGGAGGCAGCAAAGCCGGAGGATGGACTACGGACTGGGAAGGGTGATTTAGGAGGGGACAAAGCCAAGGGCCATAATTGGACAAGGGCCAATGCAAGCAGAAGGCAAATAGGGGCAGCGAGGGGTCAGGATCAGAACAAGCAGTAATTGGACAAGTGTCGGGGCAGAGGGCCTTTATTCCAGGAAAAAATCTTGTAGTTACTGCTAATCAAAAGTGGGGTTTCAAATATGCATGCATTCCCTCAAGCGCAAAGCCGTGACTTTAAAACGCAGGCTTCTATTAGCAGACACTGCTTAGTTTCAACCCTTTCCTCCAGCTGGACTGGTCTCCATACTACACTATCAACCCGCCACAAGAATTTCTGCTTCTGAGTCTTTCCTTAACACATATATACTGATGCCTACCACCACCACCTGTGCCCACGTTAGATACTGCTCATCGATTGTGGCCCTCTCACTTCCTAAGCCTGGAGGCTGTGTCagaatttttcttcctgttcaaGAAGGCACCACAAGTCTGAATACCTGTTATCACTTCACCACACTTATTAAgccaattatttcttttattgcgCTATCAGATCCCACTTCTTTTAGGAAAACTTCCCAGGCCCTCAAAGAACTTGCTTACATCTGATTGCCTATAGAACTGATTATCAATCACTCTTGTTTTCAAatttagtcacatatttccacatGATATAATTTAGATTCCAACCaatctttttaaaatccagtttttCATATGTGTACATCATGGAGTTCTGATTCTACTAGAGGGTCCTCAAGGGCCTTCTACCTTTCAGTTTTCAGCCCTGCAACCAACAATGTCTGTGCTCATAACAAGTGCTGTATGTACGTAcacatgttgtgtgtgtgtgtgtgtgtgtgtgtgtgtgtgtgtgtgtgtgtgttaatgaaTGGAACAAATGGAAGAATTCTAGCCAGGAGGAATACTGCATTTTTTGACCTAAATTTCAGAATCTTCTATCCAAAGGTAGCCCCAAAAAACTGGATCAATTATTTCAGGGCTTAAGAACATGCTTCCTCAAGTGCACCATAAGTTCGTAGCCTCCTGGCCCCTGCAGCACTCAGAGGAAGCAGGAACTCTCTGTCTGTGTCCTTCCTAATAGTATCAAATGGCTCAGTTGGAAGTTTCCTGGTAAGCTCGGGACATTGGACGATCTGCCATAACCATTTGTATATAATACCTGATAAAAGAAATAGTCTTAGGAAGCAGCTTTACCTATATTGTAAGGTTGGGAGCGAAGCCGTGTCTGTGTTAGCTTAGGTTCCAGGTCACAGAAGATGCTCACATTTGCTTCAGGAGACACTGGGAGAGACAAGCTGACAGAAACGTTGTATAGTTCTGTGACATTATCTTGAAATATATTCATGACAGCATTATACTCGGTAGTTGAATTCTCAGTGTTTAGTACAATAAACATCTTCTTCGGTTCTGGGTAACCTTTTGTAGATAAGCAGGTCAAATTTATGTTGTCAGAATTTTCTGTTCTATTAGAAACTAGGCTGATTTCAGGTTGACTGAAGTTAGCTGAAAGCAgaatagagatgcaaaaaaaacaaacaaaacaaaacaaaagaaagaaattcagtcTACATTTAGATGTATctagaaaagaagagcaaataacTAGGTACCTGACTTGGGAACTCTCTGGGGCATACCTGGGAGCCTTGGGGTGTTTAAAGTGTGGGCCTCAGCCCATGGTGAGAGCCATATACTGacctcacatttatttttcaataatggaGTTTGGGGCTATGCTTACTTCCTGCTTACCCAAATCAAGGGGATGCTCTCTGAGCGATAGGAGGGCTGCAATTGAGTCACCGAAGATTTACAACGAGGCCACTGTTCTAGGGAATAAAGTCTTTGGAAGGAAAAGTGGTCTGACTTTAGGATCCAAGTGTCCCATGCGGTATCTTCCAGCGAGACCAAGAGAGCAGAAAAGGATTGAGACTAACAGAGTTCATGGTGCTGGCCTGCTCTGGACCATATCTTCCAGAAACTCAAGTAAGATGGTAGTAAGTGGGCAGATGGGGATTTTGGATTTAGAAATTCCAAATACTAGTTTGGGGCATGACTGTCAAGGTGTCTTCATCATATATGATGAGATGAAGGGCAAACCcagttatttttaggaaaaaatgtatgATCTTGATAAACACAGAGCTGCTCTTGCCTTGTTTGCCATTCAGGTTTTTATGGACTACTGGCACCTAGCCCCTTCTGCCAGCCAAATCCTTGCTCTCCTATAGTTACTAGGTTGTTTGCAGGGTCTACATACTGTAATTTAGTATATTGTTGCTGAAATTTCAGTGACTTGCATGCCCTCTTTACAAGTTTTGCTATATCAACACACTATTTAACCACTCACTCTGCTTGTACTATGTGTGGTCTGTAGAAGGTAGAAGGCTCCTGCATTATAGTCTTATTAGCAATAGCTGTGAAATTACAGGTTTCATAAGTTAAAGCTTTtctaatacatattaaaataaatataaaactattaaaacaaaaatgattgtcactgccccccccccccccaaacacatcATGTTCCTCTATAACACTTTGAAATGTCAAAACATTGATTGAGACTTTGGTTAAAGGTTCTAAAAGCCCTGCAGCCTAGTTTGAATCACACAGGGCTTAAAGGGAGTAACTCCTCATTCTATTCCTATTTTTGCCTCTGCTTTACCCTGTGGTTTAGGAATTGGTATTAATCTGTGTTTTCCAGGTCCATCAATTAATCTGGCTCTagtaatcccacatctgggtatctaccctagagaaaggaaaatttatgttcacacaaagacttgtactgGAATGTTTACAGAagctctattcataatagccccaaactgaaaacaatccaatCTCTTTTCATGGGTTGAGTGAATAAACAACAGAATGCTACTCAGCAATCAGAAGGAACAGACTTTTGCTACATGCAACAACTTGAatgaatctcaaaggcattatgttgaataaaagaagttGGTTGTAAAAGGTTACAAGCTTAACACCTCCATTCACATGATGTTCTCAAAAAGACAGGCCTACAGGATGCAGAACAGGTGTTATGGGTGTGGCAAGGGTATGATTATAAAGGGATAACAAGAGGAAATGTTTTTAGGGTGATGCGAATGTTGTGTATCCTGTTTAGAGTGGGGGTTACAAAATCTATACCTAAGTTAAAGTTAACAGACCTGtacaccaaaataaaaacaattaattttactacattataattttagaaaaatctgtaGTGACATTTGGGCTTTTCAAGGGCTGGAGAAACAGAGGAGTTGGTTTGCCAGTGTTTGGACTGTGTGCATTGGGTTATTTCCCTTCTGTCTACCAGGCTCATGGTTGGGCAGCAAACAACTCATAAGCAAACTTTGGGAGCTCGAAGGGAAAACCCAAATTAGTTAGCTGTCACCCTCTCTAGGAGCTCCAGCCAAAGATTTAGTGGGTAAGAAATCTTggatcaagggaaaaaaaataatgtaaaagagaTTTGAGGCCTATCTGGTTATGTAAACCTTAGTAATAGCCAAATTACCCATGTTCCTTTTGTTCAGTTAGCTCTTTTGTCCCCAAAGCAGATTCTTACTGATCCTTCAGAAGCAAACTATAAAAAGTACAAAGGACTTTCAGTTCCTTACTCCCAAAGCCTGCACTCCCTTCAAGTGGACTTCCCAGAAATGGCtgtcctctgccttctctctacaggttgccccctcccccaccaatgTTTCTCTGCTCATCGCAGTGTCATCTAGAAGTGCCATGGGTGGGAACATGCCGGGGACAACATACCGAGCACAAATAGGTTAGTTTTCTTATTGTGGATGGAAACGAGTCCATTGGGCCCTTGGCGATGGACGTAACATTGGTACAAGCCCCTGTCCTTGATCTGAACATCGTGGAGTCGCAGGGTCCAATTGTCCTGGTCCAAGCTGGTGCGACCCTTATACATGAGATTAACATTTTCCggcttctctttccctttatatAGCTCATACAGAACTCGATTATGCTGGTCCTGCCAAAACACAACCAGCTCATCCAGGCTTGTGTTTTGAGGCTTAATAAAGTGGCATGGAAGGTCTCCAGTCTCACTGAAATATGCCAAATACTGTATGGTGGAAGCAGCATCTAAAAAAGGAAAGGTGGAAAGGTTGGACAAGAAGgaaacaagaaggaagaaaaacaacaactccaTTTCTCTTTCTACAATACCCGAATGCTATCTTGTCAGTAATGAGATTGAAGAAGCAGATGTTTAACTCTGGGATGGTGCGTACATCTTGGCATCTGAAGAGAGGACTTTTGTTCTCATTCCACTGCTAACCAAATGTGTGCGACCTGATCCAAATGCAACTGCTATGAGGCTGTTTCCTTATCTGCTTAATGAAGGGGTGAACTAACTATTCTAAGGATCTTTCCAGTACTAGGGTCCTGTGAATTTAATCCCAGAATAGGGAAAACCAGCAGTTGGACAACTCACTTATCTGCTATCTTCCTTTAatctgaatattgattttttttcaccgTAGCTGTTACAGGCCCCGTTACTTCTACACCATCTCCaaaagttttcccttttctttcc encodes the following:
- the CD86 gene encoding T-lymphocyte activation antigen CD86 isoform X4, yielding MDFRCTMELSGTLLAMVFFFFSDAASTIQYLAYFSETGDLPCHFIKPQNTSLDELVVFWQDQHNRVLYELYKGKEKPENVNLMYKGRTSLDQDNWTLRLHDVQIKDRGLYQCYVHRQGPNGLVSIHNKKTNLFVLANFSQPEISLVSNRTENSDNINLTCLSTKGYPEPKKMFIVLNTENSTTEYNAVMNIFQDNVTELYNVSVSLSLPVSPEANVSIFCDLEPKLTQTRLRSQPYNIEVIETEGEEN
- the CD86 gene encoding T-lymphocyte activation antigen CD86 isoform X1, with protein sequence MGICDSTMELSGTLLAMVFFFFSDAASTIQYLAYFSETGDLPCHFIKPQNTSLDELVVFWQDQHNRVLYELYKGKEKPENVNLMYKGRTSLDQDNWTLRLHDVQIKDRGLYQCYVHRQGPNGLVSIHNKKTNLFVLANFSQPEISLVSNRTENSDNINLTCLSTKGYPEPKKMFIVLNTENSTTEYNAVMNIFQDNVTELYNVSVSLSLPVSPEANVSIFCDLEPKLTQTRLRSQPYNIDAKSRNTRQLFTDHGILITTLPVLLSIVCVMVFSLIVKKRKKKQPGPSHECEVIETEGEEN
- the CD86 gene encoding T-lymphocyte activation antigen CD86 isoform X2 — protein: MDFRCTMELSGTLLAMVFFFFSDAASTIQYLAYFSETGDLPCHFIKPQNTSLDELVVFWQDQHNRVLYELYKGKEKPENVNLMYKGRTSLDQDNWTLRLHDVQIKDRGLYQCYVHRQGPNGLVSIHNKKTNLFVLANFSQPEISLVSNRTENSDNINLTCLSTKGYPEPKKMFIVLNTENSTTEYNAVMNIFQDNVTELYNVSVSLSLPVSPEANVSIFCDLEPKLTQTRLRSQPYNIDAKSRNTRQLFTDHGILITTLPVLLSIVCVMVFSLIVKKRKKKQPGPSHECEVIETEGEEN
- the CD86 gene encoding T-lymphocyte activation antigen CD86 isoform X3 gives rise to the protein MGICDSTMELSGTLLAMVFFFFSDAASTIQYLAYFSETGDLPCHFIKPQNTSLDELVVFWQDQHNRVLYELYKGKEKPENVNLMYKGRTSLDQDNWTLRLHDVQIKDRGLYQCYVHRQGPNGLVSIHNKKTNLFVLANFSQPEISLVSNRTENSDNINLTCLSTKGYPEPKKMFIVLNTENSTTEYNAVMNIFQDNVTELYNVSVSLSLPVSPEANVSIFCDLEPKLTQTRLRSQPYNIEVIETEGEEN